One window from the genome of Equus quagga isolate Etosha38 chromosome 6, UCLA_HA_Equagga_1.0, whole genome shotgun sequence encodes:
- the POMP gene encoding proteasome maturation protein, whose translation MNARGLGSQLKDSIPVTELSASGPFESHDLLRKGFSCVKNELLPSHPLELSEKNFQLNQDKMNFSTLRNIQGLFAPLKLQMEFKAVQQVQRLPFLPSSNLSLDILRGNDETIGFEDILNDPAQSELMGEPHLMVEYKLGLL comes from the exons ATG AATGCCAGAGGACTTGGCTCTCAGCTAAAGGACAGTATTCCAGTGACTGAACTTTCAGCAAGTGGACCTTTTGAAAGTCATGATCTTCTTCGAAAAGG tttttcttgtgTGAAAAATGAACTTTTGCCGAGTCATCCTCttgaattatcagaaaaaaat TTCCAGCTCAACcaagataaaatgaatttttccaCGCTGAGAAACATCCAGGGTCTATTTGCTCCACTAAAATTGCAAATGGAATTCAAGGCCGTACAGCAG GTTCAGCGTCTACCGTTTCTTCCAAGCTCAAATCTTTCACTGGATATTTTGAGGGGTAATGATGAGACTATTGGATTTGAAGATATTCTTAATG accCGGCACAGAGTGAACTAATGGGAGAACCACACTTGATGGTGGAATATAAACTCGGTTTACTGTAA